A window of the Prosthecobacter debontii genome harbors these coding sequences:
- a CDS encoding DUF899 domain-containing protein — MTTHRIGTQQEWLKARLELLQAEKELTRRSDELAQQRQQLPWVPVTQEYRFQTEVGEVRLADLFQGRSQLLVYHFMFGPDYTAGCPSCSAIADGFNGIVTHLAHHDVLLTAVSLAPLEKLLAFRKRMGWTFPWASSMGGEFNYDFCASYTEEQQREGLEYNYTREPQAEWRSGEPGGGEGAEFAFATMCGVNTPTYLRQRPGMSAFVQQDGTVYHTYSTYSRGVDSLWSMYPWLDRAPLGRNENEGIWWKHHDRYDTPVSSVPTCCQHSTRCES, encoded by the coding sequence ATGACAACGCATCGAATCGGAACTCAGCAAGAATGGCTCAAGGCACGCCTGGAGTTGCTCCAGGCGGAAAAAGAACTGACACGCCGAAGCGATGAACTGGCTCAACAGCGTCAGCAGCTTCCCTGGGTGCCGGTGACTCAAGAGTATCGGTTTCAAACCGAAGTGGGAGAGGTCCGTCTGGCAGACCTGTTTCAAGGGCGTTCACAGCTTCTCGTCTATCACTTCATGTTCGGGCCGGATTACACCGCAGGTTGTCCTTCCTGTTCGGCCATCGCGGACGGCTTCAATGGCATCGTCACGCATCTGGCCCATCACGATGTTCTCCTGACGGCGGTGTCACTGGCTCCTTTGGAAAAGCTACTGGCCTTCCGCAAGCGCATGGGCTGGACTTTCCCCTGGGCTTCATCCATGGGAGGCGAGTTCAATTACGATTTCTGTGCTTCCTACACCGAAGAGCAGCAACGCGAAGGGCTCGAATACAACTACACGCGTGAACCTCAAGCTGAGTGGCGGTCTGGAGAACCTGGAGGGGGTGAAGGGGCGGAGTTTGCATTCGCCACCATGTGCGGTGTCAATACGCCCACCTATCTGCGCCAACGCCCTGGCATGAGCGCCTTCGTTCAGCAAGACGGCACCGTCTATCACACCTACTCCACTTATTCGCGGGGTGTGGACAGCCTCTGGAGTATGTATCCCTGGCTGGATCGTGCACCGTTGGGGCGTAATGAAAACGAGGGCATCTGGTGGAAGCATCATGATCGCTATGACACCCCCGTCAGCTCTGTTCCAACTTGCTGCCAACATTCGACCAGGTGTGAGTCATGA
- a CDS encoding helix-turn-helix domain-containing protein gives MDSLISAAAAALAGGDPLRALNWVALREDAPALALRGIAMAQLGDLAQAQKLLKRAARAFGPRKALAHARCVLAQAEIAFVSRDLTWPVNTLAAAQTALEKQGDVLNALHARHLLARHALLLGDLRDAERLLANVDLSSMPPIRQAAHAMILASIAMQRFQIETARAAFSRAVEEAKLSGIPALLAEVKTAAQRLETPAARLITRQGEHLLLLEDVAALQSSPILLIDACRRVVRRGKVVIPLASRPVLFALARALAEKWPNDVCRDDLVQSAFQAKKADESHRARLRVEIGRLRQLLRPLADVQATSQGFALQPRQASEVNVLTWPLEEEHAAVLAFLADGEAWSSSALALALGISQRTVQRSLDALAAERKVQWFGRARARRWTTSAVLGFTTIMLLPTRVLED, from the coding sequence ATGGATTCGCTCATCAGTGCAGCCGCTGCCGCCCTCGCTGGGGGTGATCCTTTGCGCGCCTTGAATTGGGTGGCCTTGCGGGAAGATGCACCGGCACTCGCCTTGCGAGGCATCGCCATGGCGCAATTGGGCGATCTCGCTCAGGCGCAGAAGCTGCTCAAGCGAGCCGCACGTGCCTTTGGTCCGAGGAAGGCCCTTGCCCATGCCCGCTGTGTCTTGGCCCAGGCAGAGATTGCCTTTGTGTCACGTGATCTCACTTGGCCTGTGAATACACTCGCCGCGGCTCAAACCGCCCTCGAAAAACAAGGAGATGTCCTCAATGCGCTGCACGCTCGCCATCTGCTGGCTCGTCACGCTTTACTGCTGGGGGATTTACGTGATGCGGAGCGGCTGCTGGCGAATGTGGATCTCTCGTCGATGCCACCGATCCGACAGGCGGCGCATGCCATGATCCTCGCCAGCATCGCCATGCAGCGGTTTCAGATCGAGACGGCTCGGGCGGCGTTCTCTCGGGCGGTTGAGGAGGCGAAGCTCTCTGGCATTCCAGCCCTGCTGGCCGAGGTCAAGACCGCTGCACAGCGGCTGGAGACTCCCGCAGCAAGATTGATCACCCGGCAAGGAGAGCACTTGCTCTTGCTGGAAGACGTCGCAGCTCTGCAGAGTTCCCCCATTCTTTTGATCGACGCCTGTCGCCGTGTGGTGCGGAGGGGTAAAGTGGTGATTCCTTTGGCTTCGCGCCCCGTGCTCTTTGCGCTTGCACGAGCCCTGGCTGAAAAATGGCCTAACGATGTGTGCCGAGACGATCTGGTCCAATCTGCTTTTCAAGCCAAGAAGGCAGATGAATCGCATCGCGCTCGCTTGCGGGTGGAGATCGGGCGCTTGCGTCAACTTCTACGACCGCTGGCAGATGTTCAGGCGACTTCCCAAGGTTTTGCCCTTCAGCCACGGCAAGCCAGTGAAGTGAATGTCCTGACCTGGCCTCTGGAGGAAGAGCATGCCGCCGTGCTGGCCTTTCTGGCCGATGGTGAAGCGTGGTCAAGCTCCGCCTTAGCCTTGGCTCTCGGCATCAGTCAACGCACCGTGCAGCGTTCTCTGGATGCCCTGGCGGCGGAGAGAAAGGTGCAGTGGTTTGGCCGCGCACGGGCACGACGCTGGACCACTTCGGCCGTTCTCGGATTCACGACGATAATGTTACTCCCCACCCGGGTGTTAGAGGATTAA
- a CDS encoding Vgb family protein, producing MNPTSSPAEILAEFGPFPGSTQVAGVTYDGDVVWWASEKKLNASNPDTGEIVRFLEVPAYAGTAYDGKHLYQIAEGRIHKIDPETGDVLSSIPTPSADDNSGLAWAEGSLWIGQADGHQILQLDPETGDILRTIPSNRVVTGVTWVDGDLWHGTWEDESEIRRIDPHSGEVLESLLMPPGTHVSGLESDGQDRFFCGGGRTGKLRVVRRPNKR from the coding sequence ATGAACCCGACTTCATCCCCCGCAGAGATCCTTGCTGAATTTGGCCCTTTTCCTGGCAGCACACAGGTGGCCGGTGTCACCTACGACGGCGATGTCGTCTGGTGGGCCTCCGAGAAAAAGCTCAATGCCTCGAATCCCGATACGGGCGAGATCGTGCGCTTCCTGGAAGTCCCAGCCTATGCAGGCACCGCCTACGATGGCAAGCACCTCTACCAAATCGCCGAAGGACGCATTCACAAGATTGATCCTGAAACTGGAGATGTCCTCTCCAGCATCCCCACCCCAAGCGCCGATGACAACAGTGGCCTCGCCTGGGCGGAAGGTAGCCTCTGGATTGGTCAAGCCGATGGGCATCAGATCCTCCAACTCGATCCTGAAACCGGAGACATCCTGCGCACCATTCCCTCCAACCGTGTGGTCACAGGCGTGACCTGGGTGGATGGCGATCTCTGGCACGGCACCTGGGAAGACGAGAGCGAAATCCGCCGCATTGACCCTCATTCCGGTGAAGTTCTCGAAAGCCTCCTCATGCCTCCTGGCACCCATGTTTCCGGCTTAGAATCCGATGGCCAAGATCGCTTCTTCTGCGGCGGTGGCCGAACGGGCAAGCTGCGTGTGGTGAGAAGGCCTAACAAGAGATGA
- a CDS encoding transposase, which translates to MKFFNPRGDIEKTEHKLPHWQQGEVPVFVTFRLADSLPQVLLNAYLAERERFLLNHPEPWDEITEVCFHGLFADRLDEALDAGHGSCALRQPDIAEIVQGRLHHFDGERYQLQSYVIMPNHVHVLFTLDDAVSLPGIVQGWKGVSSRLIHKAGLSALDPFWQPDYFDRLIRSPDHLKTVKAYIRDNPLKASLKTGYVLWERS; encoded by the coding sequence GTGAAGTTCTTCAATCCGAGGGGAGACATCGAGAAGACGGAACACAAGCTGCCGCATTGGCAGCAGGGTGAGGTCCCGGTGTTTGTAACTTTCCGGTTGGCAGATTCATTGCCGCAAGTGCTGCTGAACGCTTATCTGGCGGAGCGAGAAAGGTTTCTTCTGAATCATCCTGAACCCTGGGATGAAATCACCGAGGTATGTTTTCATGGACTGTTTGCTGACAGGCTCGATGAAGCTTTGGACGCCGGGCATGGAAGCTGTGCGTTGAGGCAGCCCGACATTGCGGAGATTGTGCAAGGGCGGCTGCATCATTTCGATGGAGAGCGGTATCAGCTTCAAAGTTATGTGATCATGCCTAACCATGTGCATGTTCTCTTTACCTTGGACGATGCAGTGTCATTGCCGGGCATCGTTCAAGGCTGGAAAGGGGTGTCGAGCCGTTTGATTCACAAGGCGGGCCTCAGCGCCCTGGACCCCTTCTGGCAACCCGATTACTTTGACCGGCTTATCCGCAGTCCCGATCATCTGAAAACCGTGAAGGCGTATATCCGTGACAATCCTCTCAAGGCGAGCCTGAAAACCGGATACGTCCTGTGGGAGCGAAGCTGA